TCCAGCCTCTTCCTACAAAGCCAAGATCCAATAATTCGTTCGTTTGAATCATCTCTCTGAATCCTTGGACTTGTGATAATGTCACCGAGTTTCTCCCTTACTTATCATGTTGTCCCATTACTTGGTTGAAGTCTCTAAATATCACCCAAGACATGTTTAATTCTCTTCCTAACAACTTGAGGAGTTCCCAACTAAGTTGCTTATTCTTCTGCTCTGGCCAGCCATAAAATCATGTTGATCTCCGTCTTTGTTCTGTTTCCATCATCTATACTTCCATATCGATGTGGTTAATTGACATTGACCATATAAGCACTCTAATGGAGTTATCCCAAAGAACTGCTAGATCACCCGCTCTTTATCGACCTTCTCCTTCACAATCCACTGCTACAACATTGGGTAAGCCTCCCTTGTACCCCATTCTCATCATTTTTGTCTCCTTTCTCCTTTTTTCCATTAAAAAGACAAGGTTGAGTCCTTTTTGTTTTATGAGCTTTGACAAAGCTCGAATTGCCCATGGGTTCCCAAGCCCACAACAGTTCCAGCTGATAATTTTCATGGCTCCTGGTAGGGCTATCCTGCAGCCTCTGCCATAGTATAAATCATCTCTGAAGTTTCCTTCTTTAGTTTTTGTCCTGTCCATTCTACTTCCATTTCATCCTGCTgctgcatcttcctcttctggTTTCCTTCCTCCAGATTCTCCTATTCCCTTGTTGCTATTGCAGGTCTTTGTCTGGCTTGTCTCTTCCAGGTTTTGGTTCTTGTTTTTGGCAGCTCCTTGTTTATGTTTGTTGAGTCAATTTGGCTAACTTAtatcctttatttttctttttgtgttgcttcttcatttttcttttccttgtttttggctattgtttcttttgtttcctTTGCTGTTTTGTTGTGTCCTTTCTGCATCATCATCTCTCAATATTATGGTATTTGTTGCTGTGTGTATGATCACCTGGTTGTTTGTTAACTCCTCTGcctcttttattgttttcttgtttGGTGCTGTTTTGGCTCTTAGCTCTTCGAAGTTCTTTTCCACAGTTTTGTCGTCATCCTTTCTCATTGTCAAGCTTGCCAATTTCTCCATCATTCTCTCAGTGAGTTTTTGTTGGTTAAGGTTCCTTCTTGCTTCAGTGTTTCCATCTTTATCCTTGTTCTATTTTTTGTCTTGGTTCACCTTTGTTCCCAGATTTTCTACTTTGAGCCATGGCCCTAGGTCTTTTGACTTGTTGACACCTTCTTCTGCATTATCTGCAGCTTTTGCACAACTGCTCTCTTTGTGTCCTATCAATCTACAATAGTAGCATAGATTTGGCATTCTTTTATACTTAAAGTCAATTCAAATTAATCCATCTTCTTTGCTTCCTATATTGACTCCTTTGAGGAGTGGTTTGTTGATATTTAGTGTCACTATGACTTTGAGGAATCTATTTTGTTCTCTATTTATCTCATAGACTTCACATTTCTTTACTTCTCCAAGAGCAGCTGCTATTTTTCTTCCCAACTTGGTGGTCTTGCAGTGTTCAAAGAGATTCTAGATTTGAACGTTGATATCTACCTTGTCTAAGCCtgtctcttctattttttctgATCTGTCCCATTTCTTCatcaacagtcatgagtttctAAACATCCAAAGATTGCCTTTGAGAATTCTTTCCAGATCTGCTTCATGTTGGAAGAAGAACTGATAGATCTTGGGTTTTAGCTCTACTACTCTCATTCCTTTCGGCCTTTTCCAGATGTTGTGCATTGCTGATTGGACCATGAGCtattaatgcttttatctgTAAGTAGTTTTTTCACTAAGTTGTTATTGCAGTTTTGTATGACTTCCTTTATATCTTTATTGTCATACACTATCagtggttcttcttcttcttgttttgagtGTGTGTTctgtatttcaaattttacatTTGTGGTTGATATATTGTTGAAGTACTCAATGAAATAGGATGTAATTCAAATTATGCAACACAATGGCAATCTTTTTATGATGTTGTATGGATTTTTTACACTACACTTTTTTGTGTCCTAAGAGAGTCTTTAGGATAAGGAGAAAGGACTTTTTTTAAAAAGGGCTaaaattgataataataaaaaaatatatattacttgcttattaaaaaaattaaaatttttatatgatatttttacattgtaattattttttggaattATTATTTGGAAGTGGTAATCGGTGAGGCGTTATAGATTTAGGTATTTGCATGACACTTTGGAGTTTAGATTCTTCGTTTGGGGCCACTTCTTAGTTGTATCACATGAAGGAAgacacaagaaattaaaaaaaacaataactgttgcatattattaatttaattaaatgacCGACAGCACAATGCTGCTAGTTAGGTGATTGGCATGGCAGCAGCAATCACGTCCTCAATCTCTTTTCAAATCCCTTCAAAATTTTCTACAAGAAACTAATGGAATAAAATTAATCGTCGTTAAAATCTTAGTCGCTAAATCACGATTAGATTATTACTGGCAGAACAAAACTCAAATTTTCTATCTTATATCCTTTTCTCcagaaatctaaattaaattacactTTATGAGCGCTACTCTATGTGGATTTTTCACATCCTGAAAGGATTACTAACTAACACGCTACATTATTATTGGCTATTACATTATAATAGATCTAAATAAgctaagaaaattaaagaaatataacGAATTTCTAACTAGTTCTCTACTCTACCTCAAATTAATAAACATAAACACCCGAAAACACATAAGGTGAATACTATGGTGCTTAAAATATAGTGCCTATTTattaaaaagagttaaaaattaatatttaatttaaaagatataaaaataaataatttttaaaattcaaaatttactaCAAAAAAAAGTTAAGCAAAATTTAGACATCAAATCATAGGCACCATAAAATTGGCCAACACATAAATCAAAGTAAGATTAAAATTCATTCCTAGCTAGATTACATGGATCatacatcatatatatatttacgTACCTCATAATTATATCTAAGTAACCTTCATCTACTCCTCTTCATCGTCACCTCTAAGATTTACAAAATGTAATTCTCTCACCACTCCTCAGTACAAAAAAGGAATGGAAGAAACTACTGAACAATATTTTATATAGAGCAAGAaaaatggtgatgatgatgatcatgtaTGTATCTCTGTATCAAACTCAAGCATCTCAGGGGCCTCCAAGATGCTCTCCAAAGAAGGCTTCCATGgtccttgttgttgttgtcttgCTCTCTCAATTTGTTGTAGCACTTGTTCAAGCTTCAaccctcctcttcttcctcctttctcacCATTCAATTCAAGTATCAACCAT
The Arachis duranensis cultivar V14167 chromosome 5, aradu.V14167.gnm2.J7QH, whole genome shotgun sequence genome window above contains:
- the LOC107488350 gene encoding uncharacterized protein LOC107488350, with translation MGNCMETCTLMEEGEEEVKQQKQGEGGKSSGGGRVKVVLTKEELKWLILELNGEKGGRRGGLKLEQVLQQIERARQQQQGPWKPSLESILEAPEMLEFDTEIHT